One Pseudomonas brassicacearum genomic region harbors:
- a CDS encoding PepSY domain-containing protein: protein MKTLTALFTAAALTLTAGLAQADVRIDQIPDLVKSGKIKSLESMNAEALKLHPGATITDTDLDNHFNGYEYEVELKTADGKEFDVDFDATTGKVLSNKQDT, encoded by the coding sequence ATGAAAACGTTGACTGCCCTGTTCACCGCTGCTGCATTGACCCTCACCGCTGGCCTGGCCCAGGCTGACGTTCGAATCGACCAGATCCCTGACCTGGTCAAAAGCGGCAAGATCAAGTCCCTGGAATCGATGAACGCAGAAGCCCTGAAGTTGCACCCAGGTGCCACCATCACCGACACCGACCTGGATAACCACTTCAACGGTTATGAGTATGAAGTCGAATTGAAAACCGCCGACGGCAAAGAGTTTGACGTTGACTTCGATGCGACCACTGGCAAAGTGCTGAGCAACAAGCAAGACACTTGA
- a CDS encoding methyl-accepting chemotaxis protein, whose amino-acid sequence MFLQKSLRAQILALLSGSLLAMLLIALASFQFLSDGVQNYRNLIDGPLRASQLIDEANLQFKVQVQEWKNVLLRGKQPAELDKYWKQFEARQHDVQGILGDLIGHEGVPTAIKTRIEVLREEHRQLGVAYQKGRDAFVASGGDSAAGDAAVKGVDRAASEQMSALVVELRKLGTEQSVLISASADRTIMLGTLVMLVSGVLIGLFSLWLVNRNLVQPIRHLIEYVTRLSHGRFAERVTSNRQDELGNLAVAANTLRDFLAETFTRLQRSATELDSASGELSAIASLMSQGTSEQFERTDQVATAMNEMSATAQEVARHAADAARAADDADQSAQQGEKVMQGTIHTITRMRGEIANTATVIRQLETDSGRIGKVLEVIRGIAEQTNLLALNAAIEAARAGEAGRGFAVVADEVRSLAQRTASSIIEINQIIQTVQTGAVDAAHAIESGQSRSEESVEQVTQAGVMLERITQAVEAIRDMNRQIATAAEEQTSVAEDISRNLTEITCIASTNLDNVQRTEAASRDLHGLSGQLNEVTARLSA is encoded by the coding sequence ATGTTTCTACAAAAATCCCTAAGAGCCCAGATTCTTGCTCTGTTGAGCGGCAGCCTGCTGGCGATGCTGTTGATCGCCCTGGCGTCCTTTCAGTTCCTTTCTGATGGTGTTCAGAATTATCGCAACCTGATCGATGGCCCATTGCGTGCCTCGCAACTGATCGATGAAGCCAATCTGCAATTCAAGGTGCAGGTACAGGAATGGAAAAATGTCCTGCTACGCGGTAAGCAGCCAGCGGAACTGGATAAATACTGGAAGCAGTTCGAGGCGCGTCAGCATGATGTCCAGGGCATCCTTGGCGACTTGATCGGGCATGAAGGGGTGCCGACGGCAATCAAGACGCGTATTGAGGTCCTGCGGGAGGAGCATCGTCAACTGGGCGTGGCCTATCAAAAGGGCCGTGATGCATTTGTCGCCTCTGGTGGTGATTCCGCGGCGGGCGATGCGGCGGTCAAGGGCGTGGACCGTGCGGCCAGTGAGCAAATGAGCGCGCTGGTGGTGGAGTTGCGCAAGCTGGGTACCGAGCAATCGGTGCTGATCAGTGCCAGTGCCGATCGCACGATTATGCTGGGCACCTTGGTCATGCTGGTGTCGGGCGTGCTGATTGGGTTGTTCAGCCTGTGGCTGGTCAATCGCAACTTGGTTCAGCCGATCCGTCACCTGATCGAATACGTGACCCGACTGAGTCATGGGCGTTTCGCCGAGCGTGTGACGAGCAACCGTCAGGACGAGCTGGGCAATTTGGCAGTGGCGGCCAACACCCTGCGTGATTTCCTTGCCGAAACCTTTACTCGCCTGCAACGCAGTGCCACGGAGCTGGACAGTGCCAGCGGTGAACTCAGCGCCATCGCCAGCCTGATGAGCCAGGGCACCAGCGAGCAATTCGAACGTACCGATCAGGTGGCGACGGCGATGAACGAAATGTCCGCCACGGCCCAGGAAGTGGCCCGCCATGCCGCTGACGCTGCAAGGGCGGCCGATGATGCCGATCAATCGGCGCAACAGGGCGAGAAGGTCATGCAAGGGACCATTCACACCATTACTCGTATGCGCGGCGAGATCGCCAACACGGCCACGGTCATCCGTCAGTTGGAAACCGACAGTGGGCGCATCGGCAAGGTGCTGGAGGTAATCCGCGGGATCGCTGAGCAGACCAATCTGCTGGCCCTCAACGCCGCTATTGAAGCTGCGCGGGCCGGTGAGGCGGGGCGCGGTTTCGCAGTGGTCGCCGATGAGGTCCGCAGCCTGGCTCAGCGCACGGCGTCATCTATCATCGAGATCAACCAGATCATCCAGACGGTACAAACCGGCGCGGTGGACGCGGCCCACGCCATTGAGAGTGGGCAGTCCCGTAGTGAGGAAAGTGTGGAACAGGTGACCCAGGCTGGTGTGATGCTCGAGCGCATCACTCAGGCTGTCGAAGCCATTCGCGACATGAACCGCCAGATCGCCACCGCAGCGGAAGAGCAGACGTCCGTGGCCGAAGACATTTCGCGCAATCTTACCGAGATCACCTGCATTGCCAGTACTAACCTGGACAATGTGCAGCGCACCGAAGCCGCCAGTCGGGATTTGCACGGCTTGTCGGGGCAGTTGAATGAGGTGACCGCGCGATTGAGTGCCTGA
- a CDS encoding transporter, with product MNHSIDQSHRDPDLFGLLYGFRFQPGERGQEIDSAQALQSLQHPQGTDEFLWLHLNLAHAACERWMKSHLALPQEFFEALHEGSRSTRIEHVDSALLAVVNDVVFNLSNMVSSDVSTLWVCVHSRLIISARLQPLHSVDKLRSSVKAGERFRSPLELLVHLLRDQGEVLTQIVRKTSLSVDQIEDQLLSSRLSTNRAELGSNRRVLVRLQRLLALEPGSLLRLLNRPPQWLQKEDVKELRKSTEEFALIINDLTALGERIKLLQEEIAANLNEQSNRTLFTLTVVTVLALPINIIAGFFGMNVGGVPLASDPEGFWILVALVATFTLIAGRWAFRKRRDY from the coding sequence ATGAACCACAGCATCGATCAAAGCCACCGCGACCCGGACCTGTTCGGCCTGCTTTACGGGTTTCGTTTCCAACCCGGCGAACGTGGACAAGAAATCGATTCGGCCCAGGCCCTGCAAAGCCTGCAACACCCCCAAGGCACAGACGAGTTTCTCTGGCTGCACCTGAACCTGGCGCATGCCGCGTGCGAGCGCTGGATGAAAAGTCATCTGGCCTTGCCCCAGGAGTTTTTCGAAGCCTTGCACGAAGGTTCGCGCTCGACCCGCATCGAGCACGTCGACTCGGCGTTGCTGGCCGTGGTGAACGATGTCGTGTTCAACCTCAGCAACATGGTGTCCTCGGATGTCTCCACCTTGTGGGTTTGCGTCCACAGTCGATTGATTATCAGCGCGCGGTTGCAACCCCTGCACTCGGTCGACAAGCTGCGCTCATCGGTCAAGGCCGGCGAGCGCTTTCGCTCGCCGCTGGAGCTGCTCGTGCATTTGCTGCGCGACCAAGGTGAAGTGCTGACCCAGATCGTGCGCAAGACCAGCCTCAGCGTCGATCAGATCGAAGATCAGTTGCTGTCCTCGCGGCTGTCCACCAACCGCGCCGAGCTGGGCAGCAACCGCCGGGTGCTGGTGCGCCTGCAACGCCTGCTGGCCCTGGAACCGGGTTCGTTGCTGCGCCTGCTCAACCGCCCGCCGCAATGGCTGCAGAAAGAAGACGTCAAGGAGCTGCGCAAATCCACCGAGGAGTTCGCCCTGATCATCAACGACCTCACCGCGCTGGGCGAACGGATCAAGCTGCTGCAGGAAGAAATCGCCGCCAACCTCAACGAACAAAGCAACCGCACTTTGTTCACCCTGACAGTGGTCACGGTGTTGGCGTTGCCCATCAACATCATTGCCGGTTTCTTTGGCATGAACGTCGGCGGCGTGCCGCTTGCCAGCGATCCCGAGGGTTTCTGGATCCTGGTGGCGCTGGTAGCAACCTTCACGCTGATCGCTGGCCGCTGGGCGTTTCGCAAGCGCCGCGACTATTGA
- a CDS encoding MFS transporter, with amino-acid sequence MSDSQRPLAVTLQVVSIVLFTFIGYLNIGIPLAVLPGYVHGELGFGAVIAGLVISVQYLATLLSRPYSGRIIDNLGSKRAVMFGLAGCGLSGVFMLVSAWTPHLPTLSLISLLIGRLVLGSAESLVGSGSIGWGIGRVGAANTAKVISWNGIASYGALAIGAPLGVWLVNRLGLWSMGVSIILLGLLGLALAWRKTAAPIVVGERLPFMHVLGRVLPHGCGLALGSIGFGTIATFITLYYATQHWDNAVLCLSLFGASFIGARLLFGNLINRLGGFRVAIACLSVETLGLLLLWLAPDAHWALAGAALSGFGFSLVFPALGVEAVNLVPASSRGAAVGAYSLFIDLSLGITGPLAGAVAAGFGFASIFLFAALAALGGLALSVYLYRQAPRYREERERS; translated from the coding sequence ATGTCAGATTCCCAGCGCCCCCTGGCGGTCACGCTGCAAGTCGTTTCCATCGTCCTGTTCACTTTCATTGGCTACCTGAATATCGGTATTCCCCTGGCCGTGTTGCCTGGGTACGTCCATGGCGAGCTGGGTTTCGGCGCGGTGATCGCCGGACTGGTGATCAGCGTGCAATACCTGGCCACCCTGCTCAGCCGTCCTTACTCCGGAAGGATCATCGACAACCTGGGGAGCAAGCGCGCGGTCATGTTCGGCCTCGCCGGCTGCGGGCTGAGCGGTGTGTTCATGCTGGTGTCTGCCTGGACGCCACACCTGCCGACTCTCAGCCTGATCAGCCTGTTGATCGGCCGCCTGGTGCTGGGCAGCGCGGAAAGCCTGGTGGGCTCGGGTTCAATTGGCTGGGGCATTGGCCGGGTCGGCGCGGCCAATACCGCCAAGGTGATTTCCTGGAACGGTATCGCCAGTTACGGCGCGCTGGCGATTGGTGCACCGCTGGGGGTGTGGCTGGTCAATCGCCTGGGGCTGTGGAGCATGGGCGTCAGCATTATCTTGCTGGGTTTGTTGGGGTTGGCACTGGCCTGGCGCAAGACCGCTGCGCCCATCGTCGTCGGCGAGCGCCTGCCGTTCATGCACGTGCTGGGGCGCGTCCTGCCGCACGGCTGTGGCCTGGCCCTGGGCTCCATTGGTTTCGGCACCATCGCTACGTTCATCACGCTGTATTACGCAACGCAGCATTGGGACAACGCGGTGCTGTGCCTGAGCCTGTTCGGCGCCAGCTTCATCGGCGCGCGTTTGCTGTTCGGCAACCTGATCAACCGCCTGGGCGGCTTCCGCGTGGCGATCGCCTGCCTGTCGGTAGAAACCCTCGGCCTGTTGCTGCTGTGGCTCGCACCGGATGCCCATTGGGCCTTGGCCGGCGCGGCGTTGAGCGGTTTCGGCTTTTCCCTGGTGTTTCCGGCGCTGGGCGTGGAGGCGGTCAATCTGGTGCCAGCCTCCAGCCGTGGCGCGGCGGTGGGCGCCTATTCGCTGTTCATCGACTTGTCGCTGGGGATCACCGGGCCACTGGCCGGTGCAGTAGCCGCAGGCTTCGGCTTTGCCTCGATCTTTTTGTTCGCCGCACTGGCGGCCCTCGGCGGATTGGCACTGAGCGTCTATCTGTACCGGCAGGCGCCGAGGTATCGCGAGGAACGGGAGAGAAGCTAA
- the arfB gene encoding alternative ribosome rescue aminoacyl-tRNA hydrolase ArfB, whose product MLAISNTVHIPDAEIELTAIRAQGAGGQNVNKVSSAVHLRFDIPASSLPEFYKERLLALRDSRITSDGVLIIKAQQYRTQEQNRADALERLVELILSATKVEKKRRPTKPTLGSKKRRLESKTKRGSIKAGRGKVDF is encoded by the coding sequence ATGCTGGCGATTTCCAACACTGTGCACATCCCGGACGCCGAGATCGAGCTGACGGCCATCCGCGCCCAGGGTGCCGGAGGGCAGAACGTCAACAAGGTGTCCAGCGCGGTGCACCTGCGCTTCGACATTCCTGCCTCATCCTTGCCCGAGTTCTATAAGGAGCGCTTGCTGGCCCTGCGCGACAGTCGCATTACCAGCGACGGCGTATTGATCATCAAGGCCCAGCAATACCGCACCCAGGAACAGAATCGAGCCGATGCCCTGGAGCGCCTGGTCGAACTGATCCTCAGCGCCACCAAGGTCGAAAAGAAGCGCCGTCCGACCAAACCAACCCTGGGCTCGAAAAAGCGTCGCCTGGAATCCAAGACCAAGCGCGGCTCGATCAAGGCCGGGCGCGGCAAGGTAGACTTTTAG
- a CDS encoding amino acid permease, which produces MSGQNSHSGELKRGLKNRHIQLIALGGAIGTGLFLGSAGVLKSAGPSMILGYAICGFIAFMIMRQLGEMIVEEPVAGSFSHFAHKYWGGFAGFLSGWNCWILYILVGMSELTAVGKYIHYWAPEIPTWASAAAFFILINAINLANVKVFGEAEFWFAIIKVVAIVGMIALGSYLLVSGHGGPQASVTNLWAHGGFFPNGVSGLVMAMAIIMFSFGGLEMLGFTAAEADKPKTVIPKAINQVIYRILIFYIGALVVLLSLTPWDSLLATLNASGDAYSGSPFVQVFSMLGSNTAAHILNFVVLTAALSVYNSGTYCNSRMLLGMAEQGDAPKVLAKIDKRGVPVRSILASAAVTLVAVLLNYLIPQHALELLMSLVVATLVINWAMISYSHFKFRQHMNQTRQTPLFKALWYPYGNYVCLAFVVFILGVMLLIPGIQVSVYAIPVWLVFMWVCYVIKNKRTARQELAVAAAAK; this is translated from the coding sequence TGGCGCCATCGGCACTGGCCTGTTCCTCGGTTCGGCGGGGGTGCTGAAATCCGCCGGCCCGTCGATGATCCTCGGCTACGCCATTTGCGGCTTCATCGCCTTCATGATCATGCGCCAGTTGGGCGAGATGATCGTCGAAGAGCCGGTGGCCGGTTCCTTCAGTCACTTTGCCCACAAGTACTGGGGCGGTTTCGCCGGGTTCCTGTCCGGTTGGAACTGCTGGATTCTCTACATCCTGGTGGGCATGTCCGAGCTGACTGCAGTGGGCAAGTACATCCACTACTGGGCGCCGGAGATTCCGACCTGGGCCTCGGCGGCAGCGTTTTTCATCCTGATCAACGCCATCAACCTGGCCAACGTCAAAGTCTTCGGCGAGGCCGAGTTCTGGTTCGCGATCATCAAGGTCGTGGCGATTGTCGGCATGATTGCCTTGGGCAGCTACCTGCTGGTCAGCGGTCATGGCGGGCCACAAGCCTCGGTGACCAACCTGTGGGCCCACGGTGGGTTCTTCCCCAATGGCGTCAGCGGCCTGGTGATGGCCATGGCGATCATCATGTTCTCCTTCGGTGGCCTGGAGATGCTCGGCTTCACCGCCGCTGAAGCGGACAAACCGAAAACCGTGATCCCCAAGGCCATTAACCAGGTGATCTACCGGATCCTGATTTTCTACATCGGCGCCCTCGTGGTGCTGTTGTCCCTGACCCCTTGGGACAGCCTGCTGGCCACTCTCAATGCTTCCGGCGATGCCTACAGCGGTAGCCCGTTCGTGCAGGTGTTCTCGATGCTGGGCAGCAATACGGCGGCGCACATCCTCAACTTCGTGGTGCTGACCGCGGCATTGTCGGTGTACAACAGCGGCACCTACTGCAACAGCCGCATGCTGCTGGGCATGGCCGAGCAGGGCGATGCGCCCAAGGTCCTGGCCAAGATCGACAAGCGCGGCGTGCCGGTGCGTTCGATCCTCGCTTCGGCTGCGGTCACTCTGGTGGCGGTGCTGCTGAACTACCTGATCCCGCAGCATGCGCTGGAACTGCTGATGTCGCTGGTGGTGGCGACCCTGGTGATCAACTGGGCGATGATCAGCTACTCGCACTTCAAGTTCCGCCAACACATGAACCAGACTCGCCAGACGCCGCTGTTCAAGGCGCTTTGGTATCCGTACGGCAACTACGTCTGCCTGGCGTTCGTGGTGTTCATCCTGGGCGTGATGCTGTTGATCCCCGGCATCCAGGTCTCGGTGTATGCGATCCCGGTGTGGCTGGTGTTCATGTGGGTGTGCTACGTGATCAAGAACAAGCGCACTGCCCGGCAGGAATTGGCTGTGGCTGCGGCTGCCAAGTAA